In Salinarimonas sp., a genomic segment contains:
- a CDS encoding flavin reductase, translating to MRPTEAVDPSPFDAGRFREAMSRVPGAVHVVTTRAGASRAGFTATAVTAVSDHPPTLLVCANAGSESAQALVRNGIFCVNALSWEDEPVASVFAGRTELRGDARFGQNRWSTLATGAPVLETALVSFDCRLLSADVVGTHHVVIGEVVEARVGRHARALVYRERAFHGV from the coding sequence GTGCGCCCGACAGAAGCCGTCGATCCGTCGCCCTTCGACGCCGGGCGCTTCCGCGAGGCCATGAGCCGCGTGCCGGGCGCCGTGCACGTGGTGACGACCCGCGCCGGAGCGAGCCGCGCCGGCTTCACCGCCACCGCCGTCACGGCGGTGTCCGACCATCCGCCGACGCTGCTCGTCTGCGCCAATGCCGGCAGCGAATCCGCGCAGGCGCTGGTGCGTAACGGGATCTTCTGCGTGAACGCGCTCTCCTGGGAGGACGAGCCGGTGGCGAGCGTCTTCGCCGGGCGCACCGAGCTGCGCGGCGACGCGCGCTTCGGCCAGAACCGCTGGTCGACGCTCGCCACCGGCGCGCCCGTGCTCGAGACGGCGCTCGTCAGCTTCGACTGCCGGCTGCTCTCGGCCGACGTGGTGGGCACCCACCACGTCGTCATCGGCGAGGTCGTGGAGGCGCGCGTCGGCCGCCACGCCCGGGCGCTCGTCTACCGCGAGCGGGCCTTTCACGGCGTGTGA
- a CDS encoding undecaprenyl-diphosphate phosphatase has protein sequence MTLIEALKALFLGLLEGATEFIPVSSTGHLILLQSLFGLDSHADKTFAILIQFGAILAILSAYFARLWSIALSLPHDPKARRFVVGVLVAFLPAAVVGVLARDFILGVLFDPRVVCTTLILGGFVLLAVDRANLPQRHEEATRFSLPMYFGIGVIQCLAMIPGVSRSGATIVGAMMMGASKRAAAEFSFFLAMPTMAGAFTWELLQSYDQLSADDTAKIAIGFVAAFVAGLFVVKTLLAYVSKHGFGLFAWWRIVVGGVGLAALVAFG, from the coding sequence ATGACCCTGATCGAGGCCCTCAAGGCGCTCTTCCTCGGCCTTCTCGAAGGCGCGACCGAGTTCATCCCGGTCTCCTCGACGGGGCACCTGATCCTGCTCCAGAGCCTGTTCGGCCTCGACAGCCACGCGGACAAGACCTTCGCCATCCTGATCCAGTTCGGCGCGATCCTGGCGATCCTCTCGGCCTATTTCGCGCGCCTCTGGTCGATCGCGCTGTCGCTGCCGCATGATCCGAAGGCGCGGCGCTTCGTCGTCGGCGTCCTGGTCGCCTTCCTGCCGGCGGCGGTGGTGGGCGTGCTCGCGCGCGACTTCATCCTCGGCGTCCTGTTCGATCCGCGCGTCGTGTGCACGACCCTGATCCTCGGCGGCTTCGTGCTGCTCGCGGTCGACCGGGCGAACCTGCCGCAGCGCCACGAGGAGGCGACGCGCTTCTCGCTGCCGATGTATTTCGGCATCGGCGTGATCCAGTGCCTCGCCATGATCCCCGGCGTCTCCCGCTCGGGGGCGACCATCGTCGGCGCCATGATGATGGGCGCCTCCAAGCGCGCGGCGGCCGAGTTCTCGTTCTTCCTCGCCATGCCGACCATGGCCGGCGCCTTCACCTGGGAGCTGCTGCAGTCCTACGACCAGCTCTCCGCCGACGACACGGCGAAGATCGCCATCGGCTTCGTCGCGGCCTTCGTGGCGGGGCTGTTCGTGGTCAAGACGCTGCTCGCCTATGTCTCGAAGCACGGCTTCGGCCTGTTCGCCTGGTGGCGCATCGTCGTCGGCGGCGTGGGGCTCGCGGCGCTCGTCGCGTTCGGGTGA
- a CDS encoding glutathione S-transferase family protein: protein MATLHHYPLCPHSRFARLALAELGRVVDLVEERPWERRESFLALDPAGQTPVLVEDDGLVVPGPAVIAEWLDETTGPAEPERRLMPAEPAARVEVRRLMGWFLGKFYEEVTGYLVNEKIYKRFVSASAGGGPPDMATIRAARANVRYHVRYIGFLAQRRNFLAGEALTYADLAAAAHISCVDYLGDAPWAEDEAAKTWYARVKSRPSFRALLADRVPGMAPPDAYADLDF from the coding sequence ATGGCCACACTGCATCACTATCCGCTCTGCCCGCATTCGCGCTTCGCCCGCCTCGCGCTGGCGGAGCTGGGGCGCGTGGTCGATCTCGTCGAGGAGCGGCCCTGGGAGCGGCGCGAGTCGTTCCTCGCCCTCGACCCGGCCGGCCAGACCCCGGTTCTCGTGGAGGACGACGGCCTCGTCGTGCCCGGGCCCGCCGTCATCGCCGAATGGCTCGACGAGACCACCGGCCCGGCGGAGCCGGAGCGCCGGCTGATGCCGGCGGAACCGGCGGCCAGGGTCGAGGTGCGTCGGCTGATGGGCTGGTTCCTCGGCAAGTTCTACGAGGAAGTGACCGGCTATCTCGTCAACGAGAAGATCTACAAGCGCTTCGTCTCGGCCTCCGCCGGCGGCGGACCGCCGGACATGGCGACGATCCGGGCCGCGCGCGCCAACGTGCGCTATCACGTGCGCTATATCGGCTTCCTCGCCCAGCGCCGGAATTTTCTCGCCGGCGAGGCGCTGACCTATGCCGATCTCGCCGCGGCTGCCCATATCTCCTGCGTCGACTATCTGGGCGATGCGCCATGGGCGGAGGACGAGGCGGCGAAGACGTGGTACGCGCGGGTGAAGAGCCGCCCGAGCTTCCGCGCGCTCCTCGCCGACCGCGTCCCCGGCATGGCGCCGCCCGACGCCTACGCGGATCTGGACTTCTGA
- the queG gene encoding tRNA epoxyqueuosine(34) reductase QueG → MERARALGFDAVRVTAPAALPDLAPRLAAWLEAGHQGTMAWMDETAERRADPRALWPEVRSIVMLGMNYGPDEDPLEAVRRRSRAAISVYAQGRDYHDVIKGKLKELAGALASKGGADVKVFVDTAPVMEKPLAEAAGLGWQGKHTVLVSRALGNWLFLGAIFTTADLPVDEPERDHCGSCRRCLDVCPTNAFPAPYVLDSRRCVSYLTIEHKGHIDPALREGIGNRVYGCDDCLAVCPWNKFAQAGREAKLRSRPDLADRPLAELAALDDAAFRALFSGTPIKRTGRDRFVRNVLIAIGNSGDPGLARAARERLDDASPLVRAMAVWALRRLLPEGEFAALREARAAGEGDPEVAREWG, encoded by the coding sequence GTGGAGCGCGCCCGCGCGCTCGGCTTCGACGCTGTCCGCGTGACCGCGCCCGCGGCCCTGCCCGATCTCGCCCCGCGGCTCGCGGCCTGGCTCGAGGCCGGCCATCAGGGCACGATGGCCTGGATGGACGAGACGGCCGAGCGCCGGGCCGACCCGCGGGCCCTGTGGCCCGAGGTCCGCTCCATCGTCATGCTCGGCATGAATTACGGGCCCGACGAGGACCCGCTGGAGGCCGTGCGCCGGCGCTCGCGGGCGGCGATCTCGGTCTACGCGCAGGGGCGCGACTATCACGACGTGATCAAGGGCAAGCTCAAGGAACTCGCCGGCGCGCTCGCCTCCAAGGGCGGGGCGGACGTGAAGGTGTTCGTCGACACCGCGCCCGTGATGGAGAAGCCGCTGGCGGAGGCCGCCGGGCTCGGCTGGCAGGGCAAGCACACGGTGCTGGTCTCGCGCGCGCTCGGAAACTGGCTCTTCCTGGGGGCGATCTTCACCACCGCCGACCTGCCCGTCGACGAGCCGGAGCGCGACCATTGCGGCTCCTGCCGGCGCTGCCTCGACGTGTGCCCGACGAACGCCTTCCCGGCGCCCTACGTGCTCGATTCGCGGAGGTGCGTCTCCTACCTCACCATCGAGCACAAGGGGCACATCGATCCCGCCTTGCGCGAGGGCATCGGCAACCGGGTCTACGGCTGCGACGATTGCCTCGCCGTCTGCCCGTGGAACAAGTTCGCGCAGGCCGGGCGCGAGGCGAAGCTGCGCTCCCGTCCCGATCTCGCGGACCGCCCCCTCGCCGAGCTCGCGGCTTTGGACGACGCCGCCTTCCGCGCGCTGTTCTCGGGCACGCCGATCAAGCGCACGGGCCGCGACCGCTTCGTGCGCAACGTGCTGATCGCCATCGGCAACAGCGGCGACCCCGGCCTGGCGCGGGCCGCGCGCGAGCGGCTCGACGACGCCTCGCCGCTGGTGCGCGCGATGGCTGTGTGGGCGCTCCGGCGGCTTCTGCCGGAAGGCGAGTTCGCGGCGCTGCGGGAGGCGCGGGCCGCGGGGGAGGGGGATCCGGAGGTGGCGCGGGAGTGGGGGTGA
- a CDS encoding protein-glutamate O-methyltransferase CheR: MTDADFDYLRALLKSRSGLSLAPEKRYLVESRLGPICRKHQIPGLPQLVQVLRSGRNTAIETAVVEAMTTNETFFFRDKTPFDVFRDGLLPKLAAARASTKRLRVWCAAASTGQEPYSLAMILDEMRPRLGGVQVDILATDLAGEVLDRAKAGVYSQFEVQRGLPIQMLLKHFKQEGEQWRISPAIKGMVQFRPLNLIRDFSALGQFDIVFCRNVLIYFDQPTKTDVLRRLANSLAPDGALFLGAAETVIGLTDALQPHPEFRGLYVPNRAQPAPAPRLAASA; this comes from the coding sequence ATGACGGACGCCGACTTCGACTACCTGCGCGCGCTCCTGAAGTCGCGCTCGGGCCTCTCCCTCGCGCCGGAGAAGCGCTACCTCGTCGAGAGCCGGCTGGGGCCGATCTGCCGCAAGCACCAGATCCCGGGCCTGCCGCAGCTCGTCCAGGTCCTGCGCAGCGGACGCAACACGGCCATCGAGACCGCCGTCGTCGAGGCGATGACGACGAACGAGACCTTCTTCTTCCGCGACAAGACCCCCTTCGACGTCTTCCGCGACGGCCTCCTGCCGAAGCTCGCCGCCGCGCGCGCGTCCACCAAGCGCCTGCGCGTCTGGTGCGCGGCCGCCTCCACCGGCCAGGAGCCCTACTCGCTCGCCATGATCCTCGACGAGATGCGCCCGCGGCTCGGCGGCGTGCAGGTCGACATCCTGGCCACCGACCTCGCCGGCGAGGTGCTCGACCGCGCCAAGGCGGGCGTCTACAGCCAGTTCGAGGTGCAGCGCGGCCTGCCGATCCAGATGCTGCTCAAGCACTTCAAGCAGGAGGGCGAGCAGTGGCGGATCTCGCCCGCGATCAAGGGCATGGTCCAATTCCGGCCGCTCAACCTGATCCGCGACTTCTCGGCGCTGGGCCAGTTCGACATCGTGTTCTGCCGCAACGTGCTGATCTATTTCGACCAGCCCACCAAAACCGACGTCCTGCGCCGCCTCGCCAATTCGCTCGCCCCGGACGGCGCGCTCTTCCTCGGCGCCGCGGAGACGGTGATCGGCCTCACCGACGCGCTCCAGCCGCATCCCGAGTTCCGCGGGCTCTACGTGCCCAACCGGGCGCAGCCCGCCCCCGCCCCGCGCCTCGCCGCGAGCGCGTGA
- a CDS encoding chemotaxis response regulator protein-glutamate methylesterase: MTSALASASQNAPPQPARIMIVDDSVVVRGLTSRWLEEAGFTIAATCSNGRVAVEQIERARPDIVILDIEMPEMDGLQALPLLLAKAPKATVIVISTLTQRNAQVLLKCLSMGATDYLPKPESHRGVTTSTTFRQDLIAKVQGLAARHQRRAGAAGAASPAPRLGAGQAAGVRTAPAPRAPLAGQIRPVPQAAQARVETSRVIVRPRTGFAQAPKALLVGASTGGPRAVGEVLSALAPALRHVPVLIVQHMPPIFTAVFAEHLGVQTGLPAAEGRDGEKLEPGRIYVAPGGKHMGLRREGAGSVFVRLDDGPPENFCKPAVDVLFRDAAAIYGGSALSVVLTGMGADGTAGAKSLVAAGGLVLAQDEATSTVWGMPGSIARAGLAHDILPLPAIAPALKTLLNGGAA; the protein is encoded by the coding sequence ATGACCTCCGCCCTCGCCTCCGCCTCCCAGAACGCGCCGCCGCAGCCCGCCCGCATCATGATCGTCGACGATTCCGTCGTCGTCCGCGGGCTCACCTCGCGCTGGCTGGAAGAGGCCGGCTTCACCATCGCGGCCACCTGCTCCAACGGTCGTGTCGCCGTCGAGCAGATCGAGCGCGCGCGGCCCGACATCGTCATCCTCGACATCGAGATGCCCGAGATGGACGGGCTGCAGGCCCTGCCGCTGCTGCTGGCCAAGGCGCCCAAGGCGACCGTCATCGTCATCTCGACGCTGACCCAGCGCAACGCCCAGGTCTTGCTCAAGTGCCTCTCCATGGGCGCGACCGACTATCTGCCGAAGCCCGAGAGCCATCGCGGCGTCACCACGTCGACGACCTTTCGGCAGGATCTGATCGCCAAGGTCCAAGGCCTCGCCGCGCGCCATCAGCGCCGCGCCGGCGCAGCCGGAGCCGCGAGCCCCGCGCCGCGTCTCGGGGCGGGACAGGCCGCCGGGGTCCGCACCGCGCCCGCACCGCGCGCGCCCCTCGCCGGCCAGATCCGTCCCGTGCCGCAGGCGGCGCAGGCGCGCGTGGAGACGAGCCGGGTGATCGTGCGCCCGCGCACCGGCTTCGCCCAGGCGCCGAAGGCGCTTCTCGTCGGGGCCTCGACCGGAGGCCCGCGCGCCGTGGGCGAGGTGCTCTCGGCGCTCGCGCCGGCGCTGCGCCACGTGCCGGTTCTGATCGTCCAGCACATGCCGCCGATCTTCACCGCCGTGTTCGCCGAGCATCTCGGGGTCCAGACCGGCCTGCCCGCCGCCGAGGGCCGCGACGGCGAGAAGCTCGAGCCCGGCCGCATCTACGTGGCGCCCGGCGGCAAGCACATGGGCCTGCGCCGCGAGGGCGCGGGGAGCGTCTTCGTGCGGCTCGACGACGGTCCGCCGGAGAATTTCTGCAAGCCCGCGGTCGACGTGCTCTTCCGCGACGCCGCCGCGATCTACGGCGGCTCGGCGCTGTCGGTCGTCCTCACCGGGATGGGCGCCGACGGAACCGCCGGCGCCAAGTCCCTCGTCGCCGCGGGCGGGCTCGTCCTCGCCCAGGACGAGGCGACCAGCACGGTCTGGGGCATGCCGGGCTCCATCGCCCGCGCCGGCCTCGCCCACGACATCCTGCCGCTGCCGGCCATCGCGCCTGCGCTCAAGACCCTGCTCAACGGAGGCGCGGCATGA
- a CDS encoding response regulator, giving the protein MKHCLVVDDSAVIRKVARRILEGLSFRITEAEDGEQALTVCRAQMPDAVLLDWNMPVMDGYDFLRALRALPGGCHPKVVFCTTENDVANIARAMRAGADEYIMKPFDKEIMTAKMQEVGLV; this is encoded by the coding sequence ATGAAGCACTGCCTCGTGGTCGACGACTCGGCGGTGATCCGCAAGGTCGCCCGCCGGATTCTGGAGGGCCTGTCCTTCCGCATCACCGAGGCGGAGGACGGCGAGCAGGCGCTCACCGTCTGCCGCGCACAGATGCCGGACGCGGTGCTGCTCGACTGGAACATGCCCGTGATGGACGGCTACGACTTTCTGCGGGCCCTGCGCGCCCTGCCCGGCGGCTGCCATCCCAAGGTCGTGTTCTGCACGACCGAGAATGACGTGGCCAACATCGCCCGCGCCATGCGCGCCGGCGCCGACGAATACATCATGAAGCCCTTCGACAAGGAGATCATGACCGCCAAGATGCAGGAGGTGGGGCTCGTCTGA
- a CDS encoding chemotaxis protein CheW, giving the protein MIAANSNETGRDGRASGEMEEFVTVMVADQMFGLPIDRVHDVFIASSLTAVPLAPREIAGLLNLRGKVVTAVDLRRRLGLPDRETSGDEMAVGLEHSGESYGLLVDSVGEVMKLSVDTHEPAPVHMDQRWVKLSNGVHRLDGRLLIILNVDAVLAFDAEARAA; this is encoded by the coding sequence ATGATCGCCGCCAATTCGAACGAGACCGGGCGCGACGGCCGCGCCTCCGGCGAGATGGAGGAATTCGTCACCGTGATGGTCGCCGACCAGATGTTCGGCCTGCCCATCGACCGGGTGCACGACGTCTTCATCGCCTCGTCCCTCACCGCCGTGCCGCTGGCCCCGCGCGAGATCGCCGGGCTCTTGAACCTGCGCGGCAAGGTGGTCACGGCGGTGGACCTGCGCCGCCGTCTGGGCCTGCCCGATCGCGAGACCTCCGGCGACGAGATGGCGGTCGGCCTGGAGCACAGCGGCGAGAGCTACGGCCTTCTCGTCGATTCCGTCGGCGAGGTGATGAAGCTCTCCGTCGACACGCACGAGCCGGCCCCGGTCCACATGGACCAGCGCTGGGTGAAGCTGTCGAACGGCGTGCACCGCCTGGACGGCCGGCTGCTGATCATCCTGAACGTGGACGCGGTCCTCGCCTTCGACGCCGAAGCCCGCGCGGCCTGA
- a CDS encoding hybrid sensor histidine kinase/response regulator — MDELLREFLTETSEHLDTVDVELVRFEQDPNNEKILSNIFRLVHTIKGTCGFLGLPRLESLAHAAETLMGRFRDGLPVTSNAVTLILATLDRIKEILAELERTAAEPEGEDVDLIGELERMSTADEAALLAEDAAAPAAEAAPEAPAATATPEPEPEPPLVVQALERELKPGEVSLDDLERAFLEAPGPDDDIAPPPAPEPVAAAAPAPEPKVEAAPVAPKAEARAEAKSEPTPEAKPAARNGQAAEKEASEGAGSGDNVTKVQTIRVNVDTLEHLMTMVSELVLTRNQLLEIARRHEDNGFKVPLQRLSHVTAELQEGVMKTRMQPIGTAWQKLPRIIRDLSSELDKKIELVMQGADTELDRQVLEVIKDPLTHMIRNSADHGIETPAERRASGKSERGTIRLNAYHEGGTITIEISDDGKGLNFDAIRRKAIDRGLGSEAEIERMSEAQIAKFIFHPGFSTAKQVTAVSGRGVGMDVVKTNIELIGGTVEIVSEQGKGTTFTIKIPLTLAIVAALIVAAGDQRYAIPQVAVLELVRVKKGSDHQIERINGTPVLRLRDRLLPIVPASQVLGMDSADAGPGDEGFVVVSQVGRQRFGILVDGVFHTEEIVVKPMSTKLRHIPLFSGNTILGDGAVVLIIDPNGVAKMVGSGTAEQQFGFEDMGETEETNDVETVTLLVFRGGGESLKAVPLSLVTRLEEIDATKIEWVGGRPLIQYRGKLMPLVTADPTIQIKSEGSQALVVFSDGERAMGLAVDEIVDIVDDVLDIELVADRSDLVGSAVVRGRATEIVNVAHYLPLAHEDWTRSGPPKIASLSRTLLLVDDSPFFRDMLTPVLKAAGFKVITAGSTEEALQVLAADKRIDVIVTDIEMPGRDGFALVEAVRAQARLHDVPVIALSSGVTPEAIDRARRLRISEFVAKFDRSGLVAALAETGAADARSLGEAA, encoded by the coding sequence ATGGATGAACTGCTTCGCGAATTCCTGACCGAGACGAGCGAGCACCTCGATACGGTCGACGTCGAGCTCGTTCGCTTCGAGCAGGACCCCAACAACGAGAAGATACTCTCGAACATCTTCCGGTTGGTCCATACGATCAAGGGGACCTGCGGGTTCCTCGGCCTGCCGCGGCTGGAGAGCCTGGCGCATGCGGCCGAGACCCTGATGGGCCGCTTCCGCGATGGCCTGCCCGTCACGTCCAACGCCGTGACGCTGATCCTCGCGACGCTCGACCGGATCAAGGAGATCCTCGCCGAGCTCGAGCGCACCGCGGCCGAGCCGGAGGGCGAGGACGTCGACCTGATCGGCGAGCTCGAGCGGATGTCCACCGCCGACGAGGCGGCCCTCCTCGCCGAGGACGCCGCCGCGCCGGCCGCCGAGGCCGCGCCCGAGGCGCCCGCCGCCACGGCGACGCCCGAGCCCGAGCCCGAGCCCCCGCTGGTCGTGCAGGCGCTGGAGCGCGAGCTGAAGCCCGGCGAGGTCTCGCTCGACGACCTGGAGCGCGCGTTCCTCGAGGCGCCCGGCCCCGACGACGACATCGCCCCGCCCCCCGCGCCGGAGCCGGTCGCCGCAGCCGCGCCCGCCCCGGAGCCGAAGGTCGAGGCCGCGCCCGTCGCGCCGAAGGCCGAGGCCAGGGCCGAAGCGAAATCCGAGCCGACGCCGGAGGCGAAGCCCGCGGCGCGCAACGGCCAGGCCGCCGAGAAGGAGGCCTCCGAGGGCGCCGGGTCGGGCGACAACGTGACCAAGGTCCAGACGATCCGCGTCAACGTCGACACGCTCGAGCACCTGATGACGATGGTCTCGGAGCTGGTGCTCACCCGCAACCAGCTGCTCGAGATCGCGCGCCGCCACGAGGACAACGGCTTCAAGGTCCCGCTGCAGCGCCTCTCGCACGTCACCGCGGAGCTGCAGGAAGGCGTCATGAAGACGCGCATGCAGCCGATCGGCACGGCCTGGCAGAAGCTGCCGCGCATCATCCGCGACCTCTCCTCCGAGCTCGACAAGAAGATCGAGCTCGTCATGCAGGGCGCCGACACCGAGCTCGACCGCCAGGTGCTCGAGGTCATCAAGGACCCGCTGACCCACATGATCCGCAACTCGGCGGATCACGGCATCGAGACGCCGGCCGAGCGCCGGGCGTCCGGCAAGTCCGAGCGCGGCACGATCCGGCTCAACGCCTATCACGAAGGCGGCACGATCACGATCGAGATCTCGGACGACGGCAAGGGCCTGAACTTCGACGCCATCCGCAGGAAGGCGATCGATCGCGGGCTCGGCAGCGAGGCCGAGATCGAGCGGATGAGCGAGGCGCAGATCGCCAAGTTCATCTTTCACCCGGGCTTCTCGACGGCCAAGCAGGTCACGGCGGTCTCCGGCCGCGGCGTGGGCATGGACGTCGTCAAGACGAACATCGAGCTCATCGGCGGCACGGTCGAGATCGTGTCCGAGCAGGGCAAGGGCACGACCTTCACCATCAAGATCCCGCTGACGCTCGCCATCGTCGCGGCGCTCATCGTCGCCGCCGGCGACCAGCGCTACGCCATCCCGCAGGTGGCGGTGCTCGAGCTCGTGCGCGTCAAGAAGGGCTCCGACCACCAGATCGAGCGCATCAACGGCACGCCGGTGCTGCGCCTGCGCGACCGGCTGCTGCCGATCGTGCCGGCCAGCCAGGTTCTCGGCATGGACAGCGCCGACGCCGGGCCGGGCGACGAGGGCTTCGTCGTCGTCTCCCAGGTCGGCCGCCAGCGCTTCGGCATCCTCGTCGACGGCGTCTTCCACACGGAAGAGATCGTCGTGAAGCCGATGTCGACGAAGCTGCGCCACATCCCGCTCTTCTCCGGCAACACAATCCTCGGCGACGGCGCCGTGGTGCTGATCATCGACCCGAACGGCGTCGCCAAGATGGTCGGCTCCGGCACCGCCGAGCAGCAGTTCGGCTTCGAGGACATGGGCGAGACGGAGGAGACGAACGACGTCGAGACCGTGACGCTCCTCGTCTTCCGCGGCGGCGGCGAGAGCCTCAAGGCGGTGCCGCTCTCGCTGGTCACGCGCCTCGAGGAGATCGACGCGACCAAGATCGAGTGGGTCGGCGGGCGTCCGCTGATCCAGTACCGTGGCAAGCTGATGCCGCTCGTCACCGCCGACCCGACGATCCAGATCAAGTCCGAGGGCAGCCAGGCTCTCGTCGTGTTCTCCGACGGCGAGCGGGCGATGGGGCTCGCGGTCGACGAGATCGTCGACATCGTCGACGACGTGCTCGACATCGAGCTCGTGGCCGACCGCTCCGACCTCGTCGGCTCGGCCGTGGTGCGCGGGCGCGCCACCGAGATCGTCAACGTCGCCCACTACCTGCCGCTCGCGCACGAGGACTGGACGCGGAGCGGGCCGCCGAAGATCGCGAGCCTCTCGCGCACGCTGCTGCTGGTCGACGACAGCCCGTTCTTCCGCGACATGCTCACCCCGGTGCTCAAGGCCGCGGGCTTCAAGGTGATCACGGCGGGCTCGACGGAGGAGGCGCTGCAGGTGCTCGCCGCCGACAAGCGCATCGACGTCATCGTCACCGACATCGAGATGCCCGGGCGCGACGGCTTCGCGCTGGTCGAGGCGGTGCGCGCCCAGGCGCGGCTGCACGACGTGCCGGTGATCGCGCTCTCCTCGGGCGTGACGCCCGAGGCGATCGATCGCGCGCGTCGCCTGCGCATCTCGGAATTCGTCGCCAAGTTCGATCGCTCGGGCCTCGTCGCCGCGCTCGCCGAGACCGGCGCCGCCGACGCCCGTTCCCTGGGAGAAGCCGCATGA
- the chpT gene encoding histidine phosphotransferase ChpT: MATVSLDSLDLAALLCSRVCHDVISPVGAIVNGLEVMEEEGGDAEMKEFALDLIRKSARQASARLQFARIAFGAAGSAGAAIDLGDAETVAKGFFNDDRTQLTWDARRMLLPKNRVKLLLNLVVIAAQGIPRGGTIAVTVEGDEQASRFVVRAQGKAARVPTHAPALVAGEAEDGVVDAHAIQAYYTGLVARAAGMGVGFALDGDVVTITAEPS; encoded by the coding sequence ATGGCCACGGTCTCGCTCGATTCCCTCGATCTCGCCGCTCTGCTCTGCTCGCGCGTCTGCCACGACGTGATCAGCCCCGTGGGCGCGATCGTGAACGGCCTCGAGGTGATGGAGGAGGAAGGCGGCGACGCCGAGATGAAGGAGTTCGCGCTCGACCTCATCCGCAAGAGCGCGCGCCAGGCCTCCGCCCGCCTCCAGTTCGCCCGCATCGCCTTCGGCGCCGCCGGCTCGGCCGGCGCGGCGATCGACCTCGGCGATGCCGAGACGGTGGCCAAGGGGTTCTTCAACGACGACCGCACCCAGCTGACCTGGGACGCGCGGCGCATGCTCCTGCCGAAGAACCGCGTGAAGCTTCTGCTCAACCTCGTCGTCATCGCCGCGCAGGGCATCCCGCGCGGCGGCACGATCGCGGTGACGGTGGAGGGCGACGAGCAGGCCTCCCGTTTCGTGGTGCGCGCCCAGGGCAAGGCGGCGCGCGTGCCCACCCACGCTCCCGCCCTCGTCGCCGGCGAGGCGGAGGACGGGGTCGTCGACGCTCACGCGATCCAGGCGTACTATACCGGATTGGTAGCGCGCGCCGCTGGCATGGGGGTCGGGTTCGCGCTCGACGGCGACGTGGTCACCATCACCGCCGAGCCGTCGTAG
- a CDS encoding YHS domain-containing (seleno)protein produces MDNRALTLIACALVLSQALAPSLSGVARAEPQGEALVAALPPPIGLTERVPLHALSGYALDGLDPVTYFLPGGPQPGAVAHETVWRGAAWRFASAANQAAFEAGPARFLPRLGGNDPVALAQGRLAEGRSDLYAVVEGRLYLFHDPASRARFTGAPETLATVEGAWEALRESLVDPASGRGASP; encoded by the coding sequence ATGGACAACAGAGCGTTAACGTTGATCGCCTGCGCGCTGGTTCTTTCCCAGGCCCTCGCCCCGAGCCTTTCCGGCGTCGCCCGCGCGGAACCGCAAGGGGAGGCTCTGGTCGCCGCTCTGCCGCCGCCCATCGGGCTGACCGAGCGCGTGCCGCTCCACGCGCTCTCCGGATACGCCCTCGACGGCCTCGACCCCGTCACGTACTTCCTTCCCGGCGGGCCGCAGCCCGGCGCCGTCGCGCACGAGACCGTCTGGCGCGGCGCAGCCTGGCGCTTCGCCAGCGCCGCGAACCAGGCGGCCTTCGAGGCGGGGCCCGCGCGCTTCCTCCCGCGGCTCGGAGGCAACGATCCGGTCGCGCTCGCGCAGGGGCGCCTCGCCGAGGGCCGGTCCGACCTCTACGCCGTCGTCGAAGGGCGGCTCTATCTCTTCCACGATCCCGCGAGCCGCGCGCGCTTCACCGGCGCGCCGGAGACCCTCGCCACGGTCGAGGGCGCCTGGGAAGCGTTGCGCGAAAGCCTCGTCGACCCGGCGAGCGGCCGCGGCGCATCGCCTTGA